The sequence GGTCGCCCCTGATTTGCTAGGCCCGAGGAAGCGTGATCGAGAGGCTATTATTAAGAAAAAAACGACTCCGCACCGAAATATTCAGCACGAAAACTAGTCGCAAGAGACTCCTAATCATTATATAACTTGAGGGAGTAAACTCATCCCACCCGGACTAGCGCATCTCGTCAGTTGAGGCATCTCCTCATGAAATCGATTCCGTTTTTTGTCGTGACTCTTATCGTCGCTGCGATGGCATCCTTCTGTCCAACCCTGCAGGCCCAGGCACCATCGGCCCCAGCCGAGGCGAACTCACCGCAACCGTTCAAGTTTAATCCGGAAGAAGTTCTGCTAGTCGCCCACATCCGGGCCGATCGACTGTTTAATACCAAGTATATGGAAGGGCAGCCGGTCGAAGTCATTACCGCGTTCGGCCAAAAATATGGCGGCGTCGATCCAATGAAGTTCACTTCGCTCACGTTTGTGCTGACCTTTCCGGTCGAGATGAGCGAAGAGCCTAAGTTGCTGGCCATCGTGAAAACGGCGGAAACCTTGCACGAAGAGACCTTCTTCGCCGGGATTGACGAAATTGCAGAGCACGTCATCCCCCAAGAGGACGTTGCCAAGGCAGCTCCCCAATTGCGAGGGAAAGTATTCCTGGACAATCGTTTGCCCATACCAGTTCTTGCGTCGCACTTGATCGACGAGCACACGTTTCTCGTCGGCGACGAGCGTTTCGTGGTGCCGGTTGTGCAAGAAGGCGCGGTGGAGAAAGTCGCTGTACTAACCCAACAATTCGCCACCGTTCCAGAACATGTCGACTTAGCGGCGGTTGTAAAACTCGCACCGATTCGCCAGAAAATCGAGAAATTCGGTTTTCCTTTTCCCAAAAAGTTCGAGCAAGCTCCTTACGATGCCGAGTCGGTCTCTGTGCAACTTAGCCTTGTCGATCGTATTCAAGCGAACCTGCAGATCGAAGCGGTTGACGAAGCAGCCAGCAAACGCCTGGAAAAGCTCCTTTTGTCGATTCTAGACGAAGGCAAACAGTCGCTATTCAACTCGGTTCATGAAATGCAAGCGAGTGACGACAAGCTGACCGTGGCGATGGGCAAGTATCAACAACGGATTCTGACGACCTGGTTCCAAACGTTGATCCCCACGCGAGAAGGCAAGAAACTTCACCTACAGCTTCCGCCGGAAGGAGCCGACACAACTGAGCAGCATGCAATCTTAACAGGGGCGATTACCGCCCTCTTGATCCCGGCCCTCGACCGAACGCGTGAAGCGGCTCAGCATGTTCGCTCGCAAATCAACATGCGATTAATCACGACTGCGATGCTTCAATACTCTATTACTTTCGGTGCTTTGCCCGCCCAGGCATCAACCGACGATAATGGTAAAAAGCTTCTCTCGTGGCGGGTTCACTTGCTTCCCTATCTGGACGAAGAAGAACTGTACGATCAATTCCACCTGGACGAACCCTGGGACAGCGAGCACAACAAGAAACTGATTTCCCAGATGCCGGCAACCTATCGAGATCCATCCAGCAAAGCCCCTAAGTTTTATACGACCTACTTGGTTCCTCTTGGCAAAGACATGGCTTTCGAACAGCCGACGAAGGAAACCCAAGCGAAATCTCCCTTGGGCTTGAAATTCGCGAGCTTCACCGACGGGATTGATCAGACCATCATGCTGGTAAATGCCGAAGACGAGGCGGCTGTCCCTTGGACCAAGCCGGCAGACTTGGAGGTTGACCGAAGCGATGCCTGGAAACATCTCAGAAACGTTCGTATCTTTGCTCTTCAAGTCGGTTATGCTGACGGAGCCCAAGATTTTATTTCGCCTAAGCAGTCAAACGAGTTCATTTTGAGCCTATTGCTACGGAACGATGGGCAATCGTCTACCGAGTAATACGCCGCTTTGCCCTCCTTTTCACCTAAAACTAACCCAATAGACACCCGAGGCTAGCCACTCATGAAACCACTCTTCCATAGCCTAATCATCGGCTTTCTTTCAGCCACGATGGCTTTTCCGCCGTCGGCTTTGTTGGCCCAGGAACCTGCTGCCCCAGCCGCTCAGGAAACGCTGGTCGGTTTGAAATACATTCCCGAAAACGCGGTTGGCGTCGCCCAACTTCAAGCTGGGCGATTTCTGGAGGACAAGTTCATCCAGGCCTATCCGGTAGAAGTTGCCGAGGCGGTTGGTGATTTGTACTTGGGCTTTAACCCCATGAAGATCACGGCGTTTACCGTAGCTTTGACGGCACCTTCGCCACGCATGCCCCAGCCAGGCATCTTCGCCGTGGTGAAAACTTCCGAGACACTCAACGAAGAAACGTTCTTCGCGGGCATCGGCGAGGTAGTGGACGAGGTCATGAGCCCCGAGGACATCGCCACACGGTTCCCTCAGCTCAAAGGCAAAGCGTTCTACACGGAAGCGTTCCCGATGGATTACTGCTGTGCCCACATGCTGGACGAGCATACCTTCATCATTGGCACGTTAGGCTTGGTGAGTAAGGTGATCTCGACCGGTCCCAACGCCGAGCTAACCGCCCCGGCGAAAATGCTGGCCGAAGGCAACCAAGGTTCCGACATCATGGCGATCTTTAATGTGGGTGCCGTGCGTGACATCGCGAATCAAGCACTGAACCAACAGCCATTGCCACCTCCGTTTGGGATGTTCAAGCAAATCCCCAACTATACCGAATCGGTTACGGTGCAGCTGAGTTCCAGCGATCGATTTTCGGCCACGCTGAAAATCAACGGCGTGGATGAACCTTCGGCCAAACGACTAGAAGTGATGATCCAATCAGCGATGGAGTTGGGCAAACAAGTGGTCATAATGCAGGCCAACCAAATGCTGCAAAGTGACGACGAAATCGAAGTCGCGATGGGCAAGTACCAGCAGCGCGTGACTGCCAAAATGTTCGAGGCACTAACCCCCGTTCGTGAAGGCAAATCGCTGGTCCTGAAGGTCGAGCAAGACAAAGACAGCATCGCCGGCGCGAACGTGGCGGTCGTGGGGATTTTGGTTGCGTTGTTGCTACCAGCGGTTCAGCAAGCCCGCAGCGCCGCTCGCCGCATGCAATCGAGCAACAACATGAAGCAAATCGCTCTGGCAATGCACAACTACCACGACACATTCGGTGCGTTACCAGCCCAAGCCTCAACCGATAAAGATGGCAAAAAGCTGCTTTCGTGGCGTGTGCACATTTTGCCGTACATTGAGCAAAACGCCTTGTACGAACAATTCCATTTTGACGAACCATGGGATAGCGAACATAACAAGAAACTCATCGAAAAGATGCCTGAAATATATCGCGATCCCAAAAGCAACGCTCCCAAGTACCACACCACTTACCTGGTACCACTGGGCAAGAATATGGCCTTTGAGCAACCGACCAAAGATACCCGTGAAAAGTTCCCTACCGGAACCAGTTTTGGAGATTTCCTTGATGGAATTTCCAACACAGCCATGGTTGTCAATGTCGCTGATGACTCAGCCGTCATCTGGACCAAGCCCGATGACCTGGAAGTCGATCTGAACAACCCTTGGAATCACCTGGACGATACCAATCCGGAAGGCATCCAGGTTTCGTTCGCCGATGGAAGTGTGCTGATGCTACCTGCCACGACAACAGCCAAGTTCCTGCAACGTTTGTTCCAGCGAAACGACGGTCAGCGGCTGCCCCGTTAATGCTTGCGGTCTAAACATCAAGCTTCTCTGGTCGCACGCCCCTTCCCGTAGGCGTGCGGCCTCTTTACGACTGCCAGGCACCTTGGTGTGCCATCTTTTGAATTTTCCCGGAACAACCGATCGACGTTCATCGAGGTAATTATCACCATGCAATCTTTACGTCACGCGATTCTGGTCGGCTTTCTTTCCGCGCTGATGGCCGTTCCCCCGTCTGCTCTTGTGGCTCAAGAGCAGGCAGCCTCGGCACCGAAAACGAAAATTGCCGGGCTATCGTTTATTCCTGAGAACGCAGTAGGGATCATCCAAGTCCAGGCCGACCGGATTCTCACTTCGCCGTACATCTGGGCTTATCCTGTCGAGGTGGTTGAAGCGTACGGCAAGAAGTACTTTGGCTTTAACCCCATGAAGATCACCGGCATTACGCTTGTCATGACGCCTCCGTTTGAAGGCGAAGAAGAGCCCGAAGGGTATGCGATTGTGCAAACCTCGGAAACCCTCAACGAGGAAACCTTCTTCGCTGGGATTGGCTCGCTGGTCGATTACGTCGCCACGCGCGATGACCTCGACGATTTCTTCCCCACGCTGAAAGGCAAAGTCTTCGCCGTTGAAGATTTTCCGGGCGAAATGTGCTGTGCGCATCTGTTGGACGAACATACTTTTCTCATCGGCATGCAAGCAATCGTCGCCGACATTGCCGAGGCCGGTCCAAACGCTCCCATAACCACACCGGCCAAGCTGTTAGCCGAGAACACCCAAGACGCCGACCTGTCTGCCATTCTTAACATGGCCCCCGTTCGTGACCTCATCAACCAATCGCTCGAAAAAGAAGAGATTCCGGCCGAGTTTGCGGAAGTTCGCCAGATACCCAACGACACCGAATCGATCAGCGTCAGGATTAACCTGATTGAATCTTCGGCGGCTGCCTTAAAGCTGAACGCTGTCGATGAAGCAGCAGCCAAGCGACTGGAAACGCTCATCAACTCGGCACTCGACAAAGGAAAACAGCTCGCCAATCAAGCGGCTGAGATGGATCTGCAAAGCGAAAACCCACTGCAAGTTGCCATGGGGAAATATCAAGTCCGCACCAACACGCAAATGTTTGAAAACTTGAAACCGACGCGAGAAGGCAAATCGCTCGTCCTCAAGCACGAGCAAGACCCTAATACGGTTGTCGGTACAAACGTGATGATCATGGGGGTGATGGTGGGCTTGTTGCTGCCCGCCGTCCAACAAGCCCGCGCGGCAGCAAGACGCGTGCAATCCACCAACAACATGAAGCAAATCGGCTTGGCGATGCACAACTACCACGACACCGTTCAGGCCTTACCTGCCCAAGCCTCAACAGGCAAAGATGGTAAGAAGCTGCTCTCGTGGCGTGTTCACATCTTGCCGTTTCTGGAACAGCAAGAACTTTACGAACAATTCCATTTGGACGAACCATGGGACAGCGAACACAACAAGCAGCTAATTCAGTTCATGCCCGATACCTTTAAAGATCCAGTGAGTACGGCTCCTGAATACCATACCACCTACCTGGTACCGCTGGGCAAGAACATGGCCTTCGAACAACCCACCCCCGAAACCAAAGAGAAATGGCCAACCGGGGTTCGATTTAGGGACTTTTCCGATGGCATTTCCAACACGGCCTTGCTGTTGAACGTAAACGACGACGCAGCCGTCATCTGGACCAAGCCAGACGATCTGGAAATCGACCTGACCAAACCCTGGAACCACCTCGACAAATCGATGCACTTGGAGTTGCAAGTCCTTCGCGCCGATGGCAGCATACTGGCACTTCCGACAGAAATGTCTGGCGAGTTCCTGCAGCTTTTGCTCCAACGCAACGATGGCAAGCCGTTACCTTGGTAGGTCCCCCTTGAGTCGAAAAGCCAAGCACGCAGCAAACGCATGCTTGGCACAGCACAGGCCTCCCGGCAAAATAGTGGGAGGCCCTGTTGCCTTTCGTCTCGAAAACTCTACCCACCAGGTTGCCATGAAACCTTCGATTGATCTGCGCAGCGATACCGTCACCCAGCCCAGCACGGCGATGCGACAGTTCATGGCCCAGGCCGAAGTGGGCGATGCCGTGATCGATGTCGATCCGACGACCGATCGCCTCGAACGCCTGACCGCCGAAATGCTGGGTAAAGAAGCGGCCCTCTTCATGCCTTCAGGCAGCATGACCAATCAAATCGCGATTCGTCTGCACTGCCAGCCTGGTGATGAATTCCTGTGCGAAGAAAACTGCCACGTTTACAACTACGAACAAGCCGCGTTCGCCCAGTTAAGCGGAGTCGTCGCCCGAACGCTGCCTGGAATTCACGGCGTACTTTCGCCCGATCAGTTTGCAGGAACCATCCGCCCGATCAACGACCACCTCGTTCGTACTCGCTTGGTTTGCTTAGAAAACACCCATAATCGCGGATCAGGCAAAGTTCAGCCGTTTGAAAACGTTCAACAGATCACCTCGTGGGCCCGCGAAAACGGCCTAGCCACCCACTTAGATGGGGCTCGCCTATTTAACGCTGCGGTTGCCACAGGTATTTCGGTGGCGCAGTGGAGCGAGATGTTCGATACCGTTAGCGTCTGCTTCAGCAAAGGACTGGGGGCCCCGGTCGGCAGTGCGTTGGCTGGCCCGGCCGAGTTTATCCAGAAGGCCAAACGAGCCCGAAAGCTGTTCGGAGGTGGCATGCGTCAATCAGGGATTATCGCTGCTGGGGCACTTTTCGCGTTGCAAAATAACGTCTCTCGCTTGACAGAAGACCACGAAAAGGCCGCCAAACTAGCCGACGCGATTCGCGAGACCGACGGCCTAACGCTGGAAGTTGACCCGATTGATACCAACATCGTCATCTTCAGCATCGCCCCAGAACTGGGCACAGCTGCCCAGTGGCAACAATCGCTGGCCCAGCGAGGTGTCGCCGTCCTGGCCACCGCTCCGCAAAAAATTCGCCTCGTGACTCACTTAGACGTCAGTATGTCGCAAGTTGAAGCAGCCGTTGAGGTTATCAAAACAATTTCCCCCGCAATGGCCTAACCGCAGCAGCCCCGCAGCCCCCTACTTCAGGACCGTTTACAGGGAATTTTCATCCTCCTTTCCGGGGGAGAACGTTCCTGTCGTTCCGATTGTAAGGGGCATTCGGGGGGCGTTCTCATCAGGCATGAAATCCTGACCGAAGTTTTGCTCTCTAAGTGACTTGCGCGGTAAACTAATACGTTGATGTATTAAGACTTACGCCCAACTTGGGTAGGTGATCGGTTTTCTTTTTTTCGGGTGACGAGCTTTAGGGGGCACAAAGCCTGCCGGGGTGGTTGCTCGTCTTTGCCATCAGAGATCAGCCGAAGACCGTACAGCCCAAATCAAATAGCCATGCCCGTAACGAAACCGAACGACTTCTGGAAACTGATCTTGGAATCAGGTCTCATGACAAAAGAGACCTGTAAGCCAATCCACGACCAGTACCAACAGACCTCCCCCAACGGCGACGTCAAAGCATTAGCGACCTGGCTGATCAAAGGTGGGCACCTCACCACCTATCAAGCGCGCATTCTTTTGGCCGCACGCCCCAAAGCACTTTCGATTGGCGAGTACTTTGTTTCCGATCGCATCGATGCAGGCCTGCTCCAGGGCACCTTAGTCGCCACGCACAAACCGACCGGTCATCCGGTTTGGCTGCACCCGATCGCGTCTGAAATTCAAGCAGACTCGGTGCGATTTCCGATTGTGCAGCGGATGTGCCAACTGCGCTCGGCCGCACCTC comes from Bremerella cremea and encodes:
- a CDS encoding DUF1559 domain-containing protein, producing MKSIPFFVVTLIVAAMASFCPTLQAQAPSAPAEANSPQPFKFNPEEVLLVAHIRADRLFNTKYMEGQPVEVITAFGQKYGGVDPMKFTSLTFVLTFPVEMSEEPKLLAIVKTAETLHEETFFAGIDEIAEHVIPQEDVAKAAPQLRGKVFLDNRLPIPVLASHLIDEHTFLVGDERFVVPVVQEGAVEKVAVLTQQFATVPEHVDLAAVVKLAPIRQKIEKFGFPFPKKFEQAPYDAESVSVQLSLVDRIQANLQIEAVDEAASKRLEKLLLSILDEGKQSLFNSVHEMQASDDKLTVAMGKYQQRILTTWFQTLIPTREGKKLHLQLPPEGADTTEQHAILTGAITALLIPALDRTREAAQHVRSQINMRLITTAMLQYSITFGALPAQASTDDNGKKLLSWRVHLLPYLDEEELYDQFHLDEPWDSEHNKKLISQMPATYRDPSSKAPKFYTTYLVPLGKDMAFEQPTKETQAKSPLGLKFASFTDGIDQTIMLVNAEDEAAVPWTKPADLEVDRSDAWKHLRNVRIFALQVGYADGAQDFISPKQSNEFILSLLLRNDGQSSTE
- a CDS encoding threonine aldolase family protein, which codes for MKPSIDLRSDTVTQPSTAMRQFMAQAEVGDAVIDVDPTTDRLERLTAEMLGKEAALFMPSGSMTNQIAIRLHCQPGDEFLCEENCHVYNYEQAAFAQLSGVVARTLPGIHGVLSPDQFAGTIRPINDHLVRTRLVCLENTHNRGSGKVQPFENVQQITSWARENGLATHLDGARLFNAAVATGISVAQWSEMFDTVSVCFSKGLGAPVGSALAGPAEFIQKAKRARKLFGGGMRQSGIIAAGALFALQNNVSRLTEDHEKAAKLADAIRETDGLTLEVDPIDTNIVIFSIAPELGTAAQWQQSLAQRGVAVLATAPQKIRLVTHLDVSMSQVEAAVEVIKTISPAMA
- a CDS encoding DUF1559 domain-containing protein gives rise to the protein MKPLFHSLIIGFLSATMAFPPSALLAQEPAAPAAQETLVGLKYIPENAVGVAQLQAGRFLEDKFIQAYPVEVAEAVGDLYLGFNPMKITAFTVALTAPSPRMPQPGIFAVVKTSETLNEETFFAGIGEVVDEVMSPEDIATRFPQLKGKAFYTEAFPMDYCCAHMLDEHTFIIGTLGLVSKVISTGPNAELTAPAKMLAEGNQGSDIMAIFNVGAVRDIANQALNQQPLPPPFGMFKQIPNYTESVTVQLSSSDRFSATLKINGVDEPSAKRLEVMIQSAMELGKQVVIMQANQMLQSDDEIEVAMGKYQQRVTAKMFEALTPVREGKSLVLKVEQDKDSIAGANVAVVGILVALLLPAVQQARSAARRMQSSNNMKQIALAMHNYHDTFGALPAQASTDKDGKKLLSWRVHILPYIEQNALYEQFHFDEPWDSEHNKKLIEKMPEIYRDPKSNAPKYHTTYLVPLGKNMAFEQPTKDTREKFPTGTSFGDFLDGISNTAMVVNVADDSAVIWTKPDDLEVDLNNPWNHLDDTNPEGIQVSFADGSVLMLPATTTAKFLQRLFQRNDGQRLPR
- a CDS encoding DUF1559 domain-containing protein codes for the protein MQSLRHAILVGFLSALMAVPPSALVAQEQAASAPKTKIAGLSFIPENAVGIIQVQADRILTSPYIWAYPVEVVEAYGKKYFGFNPMKITGITLVMTPPFEGEEEPEGYAIVQTSETLNEETFFAGIGSLVDYVATRDDLDDFFPTLKGKVFAVEDFPGEMCCAHLLDEHTFLIGMQAIVADIAEAGPNAPITTPAKLLAENTQDADLSAILNMAPVRDLINQSLEKEEIPAEFAEVRQIPNDTESISVRINLIESSAAALKLNAVDEAAAKRLETLINSALDKGKQLANQAAEMDLQSENPLQVAMGKYQVRTNTQMFENLKPTREGKSLVLKHEQDPNTVVGTNVMIMGVMVGLLLPAVQQARAAARRVQSTNNMKQIGLAMHNYHDTVQALPAQASTGKDGKKLLSWRVHILPFLEQQELYEQFHLDEPWDSEHNKQLIQFMPDTFKDPVSTAPEYHTTYLVPLGKNMAFEQPTPETKEKWPTGVRFRDFSDGISNTALLLNVNDDAAVIWTKPDDLEIDLTKPWNHLDKSMHLELQVLRADGSILALPTEMSGEFLQLLLQRNDGKPLPW